A stretch of Bos taurus isolate L1 Dominette 01449 registration number 42190680 breed Hereford chromosome 5, ARS-UCD2.0, whole genome shotgun sequence DNA encodes these proteins:
- the PRPH gene encoding peripherin isoform X1 has product MSHPSGLRSSVSSTSYRRTFGPPPSLSPGAFSYSSSSRFSSSRLLGSASPGSSVRLGSFRGPRAGTGALLRLPSERLDFSMAEALNQEFLATRSNEKQELQELNDRFANFIEKVRFLEQQNAALRGELNQARGQEPARADQLCQQELRELRRELELLGRERDRVQVERDGLAEDLAALKQRLEEETRKREDAEHNLVLFRKDVDDATLSRLELERKIESLMDEIEFLKKLHEEELRDLQLSVESQQVQHVEVEATVKPELTAALRDIRAQYESIAAKNLQEAEEWYKSKYADLSDAANRNHEALRQAKQEMNESRRQIQSLTCEVDGLRGTNEALLRQLRELEEQFALEAGGYQAGAARLEEELRQLKEEMARHLREYQELLNVKMALDIEIATYRKLLEGEESRISVPVHSFASLSIKTTVPEVEPPQETHSRKMVLIRTIETRDGEVVTESQKEQHSELDKSPQSY; this is encoded by the exons ATGAGCCACCCGTCGGGCCTCCGGTCCAGCGTCAGTTCCACCTCATACCGCCGCACCTTCGGGCCACCGCCCTCACTGTCCCCGGGGGCCTTCTCCTATTCGTCCAGCTCCCGCTTCTCGAGCAGCCGCCTGCTGGGCTCGGCGTCCCCCGGCTCCTCCGTGCGCCTGGGCAGCTTCCGCGGTCCCCGGGCGGGCACGGGCGCCCTCCTGCGCTTGCCCTCGGAGCGCCTCGACTTCTCTATGGCCGAGGCGCTCAACCAGGAGTTCCTGGCCACGCGCAGCAACGAgaagcaggagctgcaggagctcAACGACCGCTTCGCCAACTTCATCGAGAAGGTGCGCTTCCTGGAGCAGCAGAACGCGGCCCTGCGCGGGGAGCTGAACCAGGCCCGGGGCCAGGAGCCGGCGCGCGCCGACCAGCTGTGCCAGCAGGAGCTCCGTGAGCTGCGGAGGGAGCTGGAGCTGCTGGGCCGGGAGCGCGACCGGGTGCAGGTGGAGCGCGACGGGCTGGCGGAGGACCTGGCAGCGCTCAAGCAGAG GTTGGAGGAAGAGACTCGCAAGAGGGAGGATGCGGAGCACAATCTCGTGCTTTTCCGTAAG GACGTGGACGACGCCACCCTGTCCCGCCTGGAGCTAGAGCGCAAGATTGAATCTCTGATGGATGAGATTGAGTTCCTCAAGAAGCTGCACGAGGAG GAGCTGAGAGACCTGCAGCTGAGCGTGGAGAGCCAGCAAGTGCAGCACGTCGAGGTGGAGGCGACCGTGAAGCCCGAGCTGACAGCGGCGCTGAGGGACATCCGAGCCCAGTACGAGAGCATCGCGGCGAAGAATCTGCAGGAGGCAGAAGAGTGGTACAAATCCAAG TACGCGGACCTGTCCGACGCCGCCAACCGGAACCACGAGGCCCTGCGCCAGGCCAAGCAGGAGATGAATGAGTCCCGACGCCAGATCCAGAGCCTGACGTGCGAGGTGGACGGGCTTCGCGGCACG AACGAGGCGCTGCTCAGACAGCTGCGGGAGCTGGAGGAGCAGTTTGCCCTGGAGGCCGGCGGGTACCAGGCGGGCGCCGCGCGGCTTGAGGAGGAGCTACGGCAGCTCAAAGAGGAGATGGCGCGACACCTGCGAGAGTACCAGGAGCTTCTTAACGTCAAGATGGCCCTGGACATCGAGATCGCCACCTACCGGAAGCTGCTGGAGGGCGAGGAGAGCCG GATTTCCGTGCCAGTCCATTCCTTTGCATCCTTGAGTATAAAGACGACTG TACCTGAGGTGGAACCTCCCCAGGAAACCCACAGCCGGAAGATGGTTCTGATCAGGACCATTGAGACCCGGGATGGGGAG GTGGTGACAGAGTCTCAGAAGGAGCAGCACAGTGAGCTGGACAAGTCTCCTCAGAGCTACTGA
- the PRPH gene encoding peripherin, which yields MSHPSGLRSSVSSTSYRRTFGPPPSLSPGAFSYSSSSRFSSSRLLGSASPGSSVRLGSFRGPRAGTGALLRLPSERLDFSMAEALNQEFLATRSNEKQELQELNDRFANFIEKVRFLEQQNAALRGELNQARGQEPARADQLCQQELRELRRELELLGRERDRVQVERDGLAEDLAALKQRLEEETRKREDAEHNLVLFRKDVDDATLSRLELERKIESLMDEIEFLKKLHEEELRDLQLSVESQQVQHVEVEATVKPELTAALRDIRAQYESIAAKNLQEAEEWYKSKYADLSDAANRNHEALRQAKQEMNESRRQIQSLTCEVDGLRGTNEALLRQLRELEEQFALEAGGYQAGAARLEEELRQLKEEMARHLREYQELLNVKMALDIEIATYRKLLEGEESRISVPVHSFASLSIKTTVPEVEPPQETHSRKMVLIRTIETRDGEQVVTESQKEQHSELDKSPQSY from the exons ATGAGCCACCCGTCGGGCCTCCGGTCCAGCGTCAGTTCCACCTCATACCGCCGCACCTTCGGGCCACCGCCCTCACTGTCCCCGGGGGCCTTCTCCTATTCGTCCAGCTCCCGCTTCTCGAGCAGCCGCCTGCTGGGCTCGGCGTCCCCCGGCTCCTCCGTGCGCCTGGGCAGCTTCCGCGGTCCCCGGGCGGGCACGGGCGCCCTCCTGCGCTTGCCCTCGGAGCGCCTCGACTTCTCTATGGCCGAGGCGCTCAACCAGGAGTTCCTGGCCACGCGCAGCAACGAgaagcaggagctgcaggagctcAACGACCGCTTCGCCAACTTCATCGAGAAGGTGCGCTTCCTGGAGCAGCAGAACGCGGCCCTGCGCGGGGAGCTGAACCAGGCCCGGGGCCAGGAGCCGGCGCGCGCCGACCAGCTGTGCCAGCAGGAGCTCCGTGAGCTGCGGAGGGAGCTGGAGCTGCTGGGCCGGGAGCGCGACCGGGTGCAGGTGGAGCGCGACGGGCTGGCGGAGGACCTGGCAGCGCTCAAGCAGAG GTTGGAGGAAGAGACTCGCAAGAGGGAGGATGCGGAGCACAATCTCGTGCTTTTCCGTAAG GACGTGGACGACGCCACCCTGTCCCGCCTGGAGCTAGAGCGCAAGATTGAATCTCTGATGGATGAGATTGAGTTCCTCAAGAAGCTGCACGAGGAG GAGCTGAGAGACCTGCAGCTGAGCGTGGAGAGCCAGCAAGTGCAGCACGTCGAGGTGGAGGCGACCGTGAAGCCCGAGCTGACAGCGGCGCTGAGGGACATCCGAGCCCAGTACGAGAGCATCGCGGCGAAGAATCTGCAGGAGGCAGAAGAGTGGTACAAATCCAAG TACGCGGACCTGTCCGACGCCGCCAACCGGAACCACGAGGCCCTGCGCCAGGCCAAGCAGGAGATGAATGAGTCCCGACGCCAGATCCAGAGCCTGACGTGCGAGGTGGACGGGCTTCGCGGCACG AACGAGGCGCTGCTCAGACAGCTGCGGGAGCTGGAGGAGCAGTTTGCCCTGGAGGCCGGCGGGTACCAGGCGGGCGCCGCGCGGCTTGAGGAGGAGCTACGGCAGCTCAAAGAGGAGATGGCGCGACACCTGCGAGAGTACCAGGAGCTTCTTAACGTCAAGATGGCCCTGGACATCGAGATCGCCACCTACCGGAAGCTGCTGGAGGGCGAGGAGAGCCG GATTTCCGTGCCAGTCCATTCCTTTGCATCCTTGAGTATAAAGACGACTG TACCTGAGGTGGAACCTCCCCAGGAAACCCACAGCCGGAAGATGGTTCTGATCAGGACCATTGAGACCCGGGATGGGGAG CAGGTGGTGACAGAGTCTCAGAAGGAGCAGCACAGTGAGCTGGACAAGTCTCCTCAGAGCTACTGA